In Canis lupus familiaris isolate Mischka breed German Shepherd chromosome 9, alternate assembly UU_Cfam_GSD_1.0, whole genome shotgun sequence, a single window of DNA contains:
- the BAHCC1 gene encoding BAH and coiled-coil domain-containing protein 1, with product MDGRDFAPPPHLLSERGSLGHRSAAAARLAPAGPPAQPPAHFQPGKYFPSPLPMASHTAGSRLMGNSAASSFMGSFLTGSLGSAAPAHPSGPAPAPSEQAYRSSHPATSQIWFSHSHEAPGYPRFSGSLASTFLPMSHLDHHGNSNVLYGQHRFYGTQKDNFYLPPQPTLLPANHNFPSVARAAPGHPIGSCSRDRGEAGPLQKGAKDFDRFLLGREKAGKAADGKERPAAEDEGGKERHKPVLPMPADGHCREGGAAPRGACEGRPKHLASCLLNTKVLNGEMGKAALASCAGGVLVRPGVGGAAPGRCSKEAAGPAEPGPAFSECLERRQMLHHAVAYTVPSGLPAGPPPPLSTAASSFPCLQLHAGPDGLCPLQDKVPRDLKASGPTFVPSVGHLADKSRPFQAAEACAVAGEGTDRHLDAALAPEHTVPYGVSYAHLKAEGKGERRPGGFEATLNPRLKGLEYLNSSGPETSFSGLPKGGLDKSGYFELPGHSQDCARPSHQDPLGGKVTQACCTLDKTASKETPSGPPGAQKVARIRHQQHLATPEVEPGGGGSEAKRKSLELASLGYGGPHLPPWSIQSGQGTAMAIGEERKGGAYLDPFSGSLQQAALLPQDLPAPPDEVSAMKNLLKYSNQALVVGQKAPFVGLGSLKASCAQQDMKFPASKGPAQVPSEAERPDCARSREHDTPHSDAEVRQPPVGIAVALSRQKDPVSRPETAYGTNAGRQGRAAPAFKAGGPPRATHTLDLEAEEERARLSEERLGLTGRDLLLQDNKDRLEFARIHPPGSCPGDLAPHLMIASGSSLQSSQLGGDPASHAHPAHPPWLPRTRSPSLWMGGHSYGLGHPALHQNLPPGFTTSVPGSMPSVFPLSQDSPAQLVILPSEPTPHTTPHALADVMDQASLWPPMYGSRGPASHVQHPGQLPVYSRSQLLRQQELYALQQKQQQQQQQQRAGPVQRKPEDHHPELEEPVQEKTLKSTHKPVALTPTAKGTPSPATVGPAKLSPCCHSPTPRPPPGCPPTPPRPSAPCTLSVCPSGSPGPGSRLPGSEDKSGEGWRAGADLSALEPDLPAGYTCPAMTSSGFSMSPDVHSSDLLDPKTMQTAAPRVQPEPVRTFPPGELPPRSPKSPQEPGLPSGAQEATQDLAATPHPAERGPLGKAADPSPLEGLRELPCGALLEGGAPEAIGQARSTQGGAAEERATAEGGGEVGPGPSSGAGPQALQQQRSPGGLEEARPGKQQPPREGEPEEGAEYREDKLEEAEAGGSASKTSHLPRVLLGLDALVAATIDLGDLPGTSPLDPACATAPGLPRTAPPPCSSGIHGIALLSELADLEIQQQRREPALPEEEDVLAFDLQRLATLASAWSLVEAAGLDSPSAAAPPPAAAACRAPALTPRMQILQRKDTWTPKTKPVCPLKAAIDRLDTQEVEMRVRLAELQRRYKEKQRELARLQRRHDHERDESSRSPARRGPGRPRKRKYSSLLPALRPGGQLPRGDGKKVKAVRSSLSLLCAELRGGDEPTKKRSRLEPGVYVGLQPASAEKVRCKKNGGQGKLASAVAHKVAQLKPKIKSKGLPAGLSPFRRKEAASGGRIRKKLSRAKSPKVPGAARHAQPGDGGGSRDSPKFPAQSAVATAQDAGSGYDSENCEGFLGTEAPPKEPGLALHAGASVAMLGPSPSSVVKMEANQKAKKKKERQGLLGACRLSSPESEVKVKRRTVKAKVGTKLERAPGRRPPGAPGKKKAKGKAKGSLRAEPGAAPSRDALFSPARAFTCREEGSKLASERLKRATRKSTILQPGLRRKNGALSIALSPRNAKAILGKGRKVGKVKNKAVGKQGKGRAVSRLLESFAVEDDFAFDDNGSFEEEEEEEEEEEEAEEEPAAASGPLSAEQSAALARSCTIHKEDLQDGLPVLIPKEDSLLYAGSVRTLQPPDIYSIVIEGERGNRQRIYSLEQLLQEAVLDVRPQSSRYLPPGTRVCAYWSQKSRCLYPGNVVRGTCSDEEEDLDSVVVEFDDGDTGHIAVSNIRLLPPDFKIQCTEPSPALLVSSSCRRTKKASFDAPPPGEAAAPSLSPKAHDSPEASKTPGKKSAGKDKAGKAELLTSGAKAPAGGASDHFLGRRGSPLLSWSAVAQTKRKAAAAAAASAGGKGPGVLQNLFQLNGSARKLRARDALFPVHSVAAPVFGNGFRADSFSSLASAYGPFVSGAGPGLPGGAHKLLRARKAERAEAEKGARRRAGSEFLVKLDHEGVTSPKNKNCKALLVGDKDPGPKLGRPLASPSYAHAALVGKDRKGRAPVHPLPMGLALRKFAGQAEFPLPCDSDCHSSYSEDEEDGPGLAPGVPSRFLARLSVSSSSSGSSTSSSSGSLSTSSLCSSDDEGSSYSSDDEDPALLLQTCLTHPVPALLAQPEALRSKGGGPHAHAQRCFLSRAPVGGAGAGAGGGKSKLKRKEALSFSKAKELSRRQRLPSVENRPKISAFLPARQLWKWSGNPTQRRGMKGKARKLFYKAIVRGKETLRIGDCAVFLSAGRPNLPYIGRIESMWESWASNMVVKVKWFYHPEETKLGKRQSDGKNALYQSCHEDENDVQTISHKCQVVGREQYEQMTRSRKCQDRRDLYYLAGTYDPTTGRLVAADGAPILC from the exons CTCCAGGGTACCCCAGATTTTCGGGGAGTCTGGCATCCACCTTTCTACCCATGAGCCACTTGGATCACCATGGAAACAGCAATGTTCTCTATGGGCAACATCGTTTCTATGGAACCCAAAAAG ATAACTTCTACCTGCCCCCGCAGCCCACCCTCCTGCCTGCCAACCACAACTTCCCCAGCGTGGCCCGGGCCGCCCCCGGCCACCCCATCGGCTCCTGCAGCCGGGACCGAGGCGAGGCCGGCCCCCTGCAGAAGGGCGCCAAGGACTTCGACCGCTTCCTCCTGGGCAGAGAGAAGGCCGGCAAGGCGGCGGACGGCAAGGAGAGGCCGGCGGCCGAGGACGAGGGCGGCAAGGAGCGGCACAAGCCCGTGCTGCCCATGCCGGCCGACGGCCACTGCAGGGAGGGCGGCGCCGCACCCCGGGGAGCCTGCGAGGGCCGCCCCAAGCacctggcctcctgcctcctcaACACGAAGGTGCTCAACGGCGAGATGGGCAAGGCGGCGCTGGCCAGCTGCGCGGGCGGCGTGCTGGTGCGGCCCGGCGTGGGCGGCGCGGCCCCGGGGCGCTGCTCCAAGGAGGCGGCGGGGCCCGCGGAGCCCGGGCCGGCCTTCAGCGAGTGCCTGGAGCGGCGGCAGATGCTGCACCACGCCGTGGCCTACACGGTGCCGTCCGGCCTGCCcgccgggccgcccccgcccctcaGCACAGCCGccagctccttcccctgcttgcagCTGCACGCGGGCCCGGACGGGTTGTGCCCGCTGCAGGACAAAGTCCCCCGGGACCTGAAGGCCAGCGGGCCCACCTTCGTGCCTTCCGTGGGACACCTGGCCGACAAGAGCCGCCCCTTCCAGGCCGCCGAGGCGTGTGCCGTGGCGGGTGAGGGCACGGACCGGCACCTGGATGCGGCCCTGGCCCCCGAGCACACCGTGCCCTACGGGGTCTCCTATGCCCACCTGAAGGCCGAGGGCAAGGGCGAGCGGCGGCCTGGTGGCTTCGAGGCCACCCTCAACCCCCGGCTGAAGGGCCTGGAGTATCTCAACAGCTCGGGCCCCGAGACCTCCTTCTCCGGGCTCCCCAAAGGCGGTCTGGACAAAAGCGGCTACTTCGAGCTGCCCGGCCACTCGCAGGACTGTGCCCGGCCGAGTCACCAGGACCCGCTGGGTGGGAAGGTCACCCAGGCCTGCTGCACTTTAGATAAAACCGCCAGCAAGGAGACACCCTCGGGTCCCCCTGGGGCGCAGAAGGTGGCCCGGATCCGGCATCAGCAGCACTTGGCGACCCCCGAGGTGGAGCCCGGGGGCGGCGGGTCTGAAGCCAAGCGCAAGTCCCTGGAGCTGGCGTCTCTGGGCTACGGCGGGCCCCACCTGCCCCCGTGGAGCATCCAGTCAGGCCAGGGCACCGCCATGGCCATTGGCGAGGAGCGCAAGGGTGGCGCCTACCTGGACCCCTTCAGCGGCAGCCTGCAGCAGGCCGCCCTCCTGCCGCAGGACCTGCCCGCGCCCCCTGATGAGGTCTCAGCCATGAAGAACCTGCTCAAGTACAGCAACCAGGCCCTGGTCGTTGGGCAGAAGGCGCCCTTCGTGGGCCTGGGCAGCCTCAAGGCCAGCTGTGCCCAGCAGGATATGAAGTTCCCAGCGTCCAAGGGCCCAGCCCAGGTCCCCAGTGAGGCAGAGAGGCCCGACTGCGCCCGAAGCCGGGAGCATGACACCCCGCACAGTGACGCGGAAGTGAGGCAGCCACCCGTGGGCATCGCGGTGGCCTTGTCCCGGCAGAAGGACCCGGTGAGCCGGCCGGAGACGGCCTATGGCACCAACGCCGGACGCCAGGGCCGTGCAGCCCCTGCCTTCAAAG CAGGCGGTCCGCCCCGTGCCACCCACACGCTGGACCTGGAGGCCGAGGAGGAGAGGGCACGTCTGTCTGAGGAGCGCCTAGGGCTCACCGGCCGGGATCTGCTGCTGCA AGACAACAAAGACCGCCTGGAGTTTGCCCGGATCCACCCCCCGGGCAGCTGCCCTGGAGACCTGGCCCCTCATCTCATGATCGCCAGCGGCTCCTCCCTGCAAAGCAGCCAGCTGGGCGGGGACCCAGCCTCCCACGCgcaccctgcccaccctccctggCTGCCCCGCACCCGCAGCCCCTCCTTATGGATGGGGGGACATTCCTACG GCCTTGGGCACCCCGCCCTGCACCAGAACCTGCCCCCAGGCTTCACCACCTCCGTCCCCGGCTCCATGCCCTCGGTCTTCCCCCTGTCCCAGGACAGCCCTGCACAGCTGGTCATCCTGCCCTCAGAGCCCACACCCCATACCACCCCCCACGCGCTTG CTGACGTCATGGACCAGGCCTCGCTGTGGCCGCCCATGTATGGGAGCCGGGGCCCCGCCTCCCACGTGCAGCACCCAGGCCAGCTCCCCGTGTACTCCCGGTCCCAGCTCCTGCGGCAGCAAGAGCTCTATGCCctgcagcagaagcagcagcagcaacagcagcagcaacggGCAGGCCCCGTCCAG CGGAAGCCCGAGGATCACCACCCGGAACTGGAGGAGCCCGTCCAGGAGAAGACCCTGAAGTCCACCCACAAGCCAGTTGCCTTAACCCCCACAGCCAAGGGCACCCCCTCACCCGCCACCGTAGGCCCTGCCAAGCTGTCCCCTTGCTGCCACTCACCGACCCCGAGGCCCCCCCCCGGCTGCCCCCCGACGCCACCACGTCCCAGCGCCCCGTGCACTTTATCCGTCTGCCCCTCTGGCAGCCCCGGGCCCGGCTCCAGGCTGCCCGGCTCCGAGGACAAGAGCGGGGAGGGCTGGCGGGCCGGAGCCGACCTCAGTGCGTTGGAACCAG ACCTGCCTGCTGGATACACCTGCCCTGCCATGACCAGCTCGGGCTTCTCCATGTCCCCCGACGTGCACTCTTCTGACCTCTTGGACCCCAAAACTATGCAAACTGCAGCCCCTAGGGTCCAGCCTGAGCCAGTGAGGACGTTCCCTCCCGGGGAGCTGCCCCCCCGAAGCCCCAAGAGCCCGCAGGAGCCAGGGTTGCCCTCCGGGGCCCAGGAGGCCACCCAGGACCTtgccgccaccccccaccctgccgaGCGGGGACCCCTGGGGAAGGCAGCAGACCCCAGCCCGCTGGAGGGGCTTCGAGAACTGCCATGTGGGGCCCTCCTCGAGGGAGGGGCCCCCGAGGCCATTGGCCAGGCTCGTTCTACTCAGGGAGGGGCTGCAGAGGAGAGGGCTACggcggaggggggtggggaggtggggccaGGGCCCTCGTCGGGGGCgggcccccaggccctgcagcagCAGAGGAGCCCAGGCGGCCTggaggaggccaggccaggcaaGCAGCAGCCCCCCAGGGAAGGAGAGCCGGAGGAGGGGGCCGAGTATCGGGAGGACAAGCTGGAGGAGGCCGAGGCCGGGGGCTCAGCTTCCAAGACCAGCCACCTGCCCAGGGTGCTCCTGGGCCTGGATGCCCTGGTGGCAGCCACCATTGACCTGGGGGACCTGCCAGGCACCAGCCCGCTGGACCCAGCCTGTGCCACTGCCCCGGGGCTCCCGCGCACCGCCCCTCCGCCCTGCAGCTCAGGGATTCACGGGATTGCCCTGCTCAGTGAGCTGGCTGACCTGGAGATCCAGCAGCAGAGGAGGGAGCCGGCCTTGCCAG AGGAAGAGGACGTGCTGGCGTTCGACCTGCAGCGCCTGGCCACGCTGGCCTCGGCCTGGTCCCTGGTAGAGGCTGCCGGCCTGGACAgcccctccgccgccgccccgccaCCGGCCGCTGCCGCCTGCAGGGCTCCCGCGCTCACGCCTCGCATGCAGATTCTGCAACGCAAGGACACCTGGACGCCGAAGACCAAGCCC GTCTGCCCCCTGAAGGCCGCCATCGACCGGCTGGACACACAGGAGGTGGAGATGCGCGTGCGGCTGGCGGAACTGCAGCGGCGCTACAAGGAGAAGCAGCGCGAGCTGGCGCGCCTGCAGCGCAGGCATGACCACGA GAGAGACGAGAGCTCCCGCAGCCCCGCGCGCCGAGGGCCCGGCCGGCCGAGGAAGCGCAAGTACTCCAGCCTGCTGCCCGCCCTGCGTCCCGGCGGCCAGCTCCCCCGGGGCGACGGCAAGAAAGTCAA GGCGGTGAGGTCCAGCCTGAGCCTGCTATGTGCTGAGCTGCGTGGAGGTGACGAGCCCACGAAGAAGCGGAGCCGACTGGAGCCCGGCGTCTATGTGGGCCTACAGCCAGCCTCTGCG GAAAAGGTTCGGTGCAAGAAGAACGGCGGCCAGGGGAAGCTGGCATCCGCCGTGGCCCACAAGGTGGCCCAGCTGAAGCCGAAGATCAAGAGCAAGGGGCTGCCTGCTGGCCTCAGTCCCTTCAGGCGGAAGGAGGCCGCCTCCGGGGGACGCATCCGGAAGAAGCTGTCGCGAGCCAAGAGTCCCAAGGTGCCCGGGGCAGCCCGGCATGCACAGCCTGGCGACGGCGGCGGCAGCAGGGACTCCCCCAAGTTCCCAGCCCAGTCAGCAGTGGCCACGGCACAGGACGCAG gcAGTGGCTATGACAGTGAGAACTGCGAGGGGTTCTTGGGGACAGAGGCACCCCCCAAGGAGCCCGGGCTGGCGCTGCATGCAGGGGCCAGCGTGGCCATGCTGGGGCCCTCACCCTCTTCCGTGGTCAAGATGGAAGCCAACCAGAAGgccaagaagaagaaggagagacagGGCTTGCTAG GGGCCTGCCGCCTGTCTAGCCCAGAGAGTGAGGTCAAGGTCAAGAGGCGCACGGTGAAGGCCAAGGTGGGCACCAAGCTGGAGCGGGCCCCAGGGCGCAGGCCCCCAGGCGCACCAGGCAAAAAGAAAGCCAAGGGCAAGGCCAAAGGCAGCCTGCGGGCAGAGCCGGGGGCCGCCCCCAGCAGGGACGCCCTCTTCAGCCCTGCCCGGGCCTTCACCTGCCGCGAGGAGGGCAGCAAGTTGGCCAGCGAGCGCCTCAAGAGAGCCACACGCAAGAGCACAATCCTCCAGCCGGGCCTGAGG CGGAAGAACGGGGCCCTGTCCATCGCCCTGTCGCCGCGCAACGCCAAGGCCATCCTGGGAAAAGGCAGGAAGGTGGGCAAGGTGAAAAACAAGGCCGTCGGCAAGCAG GGCAAGGGCCGGGCAGTGAGTCGGCTGCTGGAGAGCTTTGCTGTGGAGGACGACTTTGCATTTGACGACAATGGCAgctttgaggaggaggaggaggaggaagaggaggaggaggaggcggaggaggagccGGCCGCGGCCAGCGGTCCTCTGAGCGCCGAGCAGAGCGCTGCCCTGG CACGCTCGTGCACCATCCACAAGGAGGACCTGCAGGACGGGCTACCCGTGCTCATTCCCAAGGAGGACAGTCTGCTGTACGCGGGCAGCGTCAGGACCCTGCAGCCCCCCGACAT CTACAGCATCGTCATCGAGGGCGAGAGAGGCAACCGGCAGAGGATCTACTCGCTGGAGCAGCTGCTGCAGGAGGCG GTTCTGGATGTCCGGCCGCAGTCCAGCCGCTACCTTCCGCCAGGCACGAGGGTCTGCGCCTACTGGAGCCAGAAGTCCCGTTGTCTGTATCCGGGCAACGTGGTCCGAG GCACCTGCAGTGACGAGGAAGAGGACCTGGACTCTGTGGTGGTGGAGTTTGATGATGGCGACACCGGCCACATCGCCGTCTCCAACATCAGGCTGCTGCCTCCAGACTTCAAAATCCAGT GCACCGAGCCCTCGCCCGCCCTGCTGGTGTCCAGCAGCTGCCGGAGAACCAAGAAAGCTTCCTTCGACGCCCCCCCGCCCGGCGAGGCCGCAGCCCCTAGCCTGTCCCCCAAGGCGCACGACAGCCCCGAAGCCTCGAAGACCCCGGGGAAGAAGTCCGCGGGCAAAGACAAAGCCG gcaAGGCGGAGCTCCTAACCTCAGGTGCCAAGGCCCCCGCGGGGGGCGCCTCCGACCACTTCCTGGGCCGCCGGGGCAGCCCGCTACTGAGCTGGTCGGCGGTGGCGCAGACGAAGCGGaaggcggcagcggcggcggcggcctcggcGGGCGGCAAGGGCCCGGGCGTGCTGCAGAACCTCTTCCAGCTCAACGGCAGCGCCCGGAAGCTGCGGGCCCGCGACGCGCTCTTCCCGGTGCACAGCGTGGCGGCGCCCGTCTTCGGCAACGGCTTCCGCGCCGACTCCTTCAGCAGCCTGGCCAGCGCCTACGGCCCCTTCGTCAGCGGCGCCGGCCCCGGGCTGCCCGGGGGCGCCCACAAGCTGCTGCGGGCCCGCAAGGCCGAGCGGGCCGAGGCGGAGAAgggcgcgcggcggcgggcgggcagCGAGTTCCTGGTCAAGCTGGACCACGAGGGCGTGACCTCCCCCAAGAACAAGAACTGCAAGGCGCTGCTTGTGGGTGACAAGGACCCCGGGCCCAAGCTGGGACGGCCCCTGGCCAGCCCGAGCTACGCACACGCGGCCCTCGTGGGCAAGGACAGGAAGGGGCGCGCGCCGGTGCACCCGCTGCCCATGGGGCTGGCGCTGCGCAAGTTCGCGGGCCAGGCCGAGTTCCCGCTGCCTTGCGACAGCGACTGTCACAGCTCCTactcagaggatgaagaggacGGGCCCGGGCTGGCCCCCGGCGTGCCCTCCCGCTTCCTCGCCCGCCTGTCCGTGTCGTCGTCGTCCTCGggctcctccacctcctcctcatcgggctccctatcCACCTCCAGCCTCTGCTCCTCGGACGACGAGGGCTCCTCCTACAGCTCAGACGACGAGGACCCGGCCCTGCTGCTGCAGACCTGCCTCACCCACCCGGTGCCTGCGCTCCTGGCGCAGCCCGAAGCCCTGCGCTCCAAGGGGGGCGGGCCCCACGCACACGCGCAGCGCTGCTTCCTGTCCAGGGCCCCGGtgggcggcgcgggcgcgggcgcgggcggcggcaaGTCCAAGCTCAAGCGCAAGGAGGCCCTGAGCTTCTCCAAAGCCAAAGAGCTTTCCCGGAGGCAGCGGCTGCCCTCCGTGGAAAACCGGCCAAAGATCTCAGCTTTCCTGCCCGCCCGGCAGCTCTGGAAGTGGTCGGGGAACCCCACGCAG CGGCGGGGCATGAAGGGGAAAGCCAGGAAGCTGTTCTACAAGGCCATCGTCCGGGGCAAGGAGACGCTGCGCATCGGCGACTGTGCCGTCTTCCTGTCGGCCGGGCGGCCCAACCTGCCGTACATCGGCCGCATCGAGAGCATGTGGGAGTCCTGGGCCAGCAACATGGTGGTGAAGGTCAAGTGGTTCTATCACCCTGAGGAGACCAAGCTGGGAAAGAGGCAGAGCGACGGGAAG AACGCGCTGTACCAGTCCTGCCACGAGGACGAGAACGACGTGCAGACCATCTCCCACAAGTGCCAGGTGGTGGGGCGGGAGCAGTACGAGCAGATGACGCGGAGCCGCAAGTGCCAGGACCGGCGGGACCTCTACTACCTGGCGGGCACCTATGACCCCACCACGGGGCGCCTGGTGGCGGCGGACGGCGCGCCCATCCTGTGCTga